DNA from Rhodopirellula bahusiensis:
GTTGAACCTGGGTGTGTTGTGTGTAGGCCAGGTTGTACCTGGCTGGGTGATTGATGGGCTGCGTTGAGTGTTGTGGGGTGGCTAGACGCCTCGCTTTGTACCAAAGCATCGGTTGGTTGCCAGGTGAGACCTGGCCTACTTGGCTGGACTCAGTGTGGTCCCTCGCTGACTCGTTCGGGTTGTGATTTTGCATTCGGTTTTGTTGGCCAACGGCCAACATCAACCCAAACGTTTTGAATTGAATTTGGCCGTTGGCCAAAATGGGACCGTGTTTTTCTGCTCCAGGGGCGATGCCCCTGGTTATGTTGAACGAGGCCGTTGGCCATACGAGGAAAAAACGCAACTTCACAACTTATGCGTCCGGCGTTGCGATGGATTGGAATGGGCAGGTCGCCGGTGACGTGGCGAGCACAAAAAAAGAGCCCGGTGGATACCGGGCTCTTTGCATTTGTCATTCGCTGATTGGCTCAATCAGCCGGGAGGCGGATCAGCCCAGTTCCCAACCATCGCGATATTCTCGCTGAACGAATTGATTGACCGCTTCCACGTTGGGGCTGGTCAAGTCTTTCGCGTTCCATTCGATGCGTTGGCCTTCGCCCGCACGCATGGCCAAGTTGCCGACCAAGATGGTTTCGGTCAGGCGGCCAGCGTAGCCGAAGTTCGACATTGTGCCGGGTTCGTACTCGCCCTTGATCGTGCTGACGAATTCCCATTTGTGACGCTCGTCGCCACTTGCTTTGAATGGGATGCGAGGCAACCAAGGTTCCGGCTTCTTGAAGTCGACGTACTTGCTTTCTGGAAGCAGGTAGTACTTCGCTCCGTAGTCGTCGGGTGAGAACACGAGGCCTTTGCTGCCGACGATGACCGCACCGGATTGTTTCCGTCCGCCATCGCGTTGAGCTTGAACGCGTTTTTGGAACGAAGCAGGCAATTGCGAAATGATGTTCTCTGGTGGCAGGTTGCCGCCGTCGTACCAGTAGAACTTACAAGGTGGCAACGTCTTGCCATCGGCACCTTCGCGTTCTGGGAATTCGAACATCAGCGAGCTGCTGCCGGGATACTGTTCGCCTTCGACGATGCCAGGGTTCTTCACCGCGGTGACCGCGACTGGATCCCAGAGGTGGAGAGCTTTAACGGGCATGTTGGTGGTGTGACAGGCCATGTCACCGAGAGCACCGGTGCCGAAGTCGACCCAACCACGCCAGTTGAACGAGTGATAAGCGCCTTTGACGAACGGACGCATCGGGGCTGGGCCGATCCAGGCGTCCCAGTTGAGCGAATCCGGCACGGGGTCTTCGCCGGCAGGACGTCCGCCGCCTTGTGGCCACACGGGACGGTTACTGAAGATGTGGATCTCGCTGACGTCGCCGATCGCGCCGCTTTGAATGACTTCCACAGCTTCGCGAAGACCATCTTCGCTGGTGCCTTGGTTGCCCATTTGCGTGATCACGCCGGTCTTCTCAGCGGTTTCTCGCATCAAGCGAGCTTCGCGAATCGACCAAGTCATGGGTTTTTGGCAGTAGATGTGCTTGCCCATGTTCATCGCTTTGACACATGCCGCCGCGTGCGTGTGGTCAGGCGTGCTGCAGGTCACGATGTCGACCTTGTCGCCCATCTTGTCCAGCATTTCGCGGAAGTCATCGAACTGTTCTGCGTCAGCGAACTCGCGACCTTTCTTAGCCAGCGTGTCGCGATCGACATCGCACAATGCAGCGATGTTCACGCCTTGATTGGCGATGTGGCTGGTATCGCTACCACCTTTGCCGCCGACGCCAATGCAGGCTGCCGACAATGAGTTCAGGGCGGAGGTCGACTCTTCTTGAGCAACGCTGGTGCCGGCGAAGTAGCCGACGCCCGCGGTCAATGCGGCCGATTGGCCAATGAAACGACGGCGGTTTGTTTTCGAGGTCATGGACAAACAGTTCCAAAGGAAGGAAGTGGTAGGTGGGCGATCCGGTGAGTCGCCATTGCATCGGTTTGCAACAAGATATCGTAGACAAACGCGACGGGCGGCGGAGATCCGTGGATCGAATTGTACTTCACCGGAGCGCCTAGATTAACAACTCAATAGAGCCAGGACAATCTTTCCGCAAGAACGATCGCAGCGTCGATTCGGCGGGAAATCTTCTCAATTGAGGCTCATTTCACGCAAACGGGGTTTTGCGAGAGTGAATGCCACCGCGCAAAAAAAGCCGCCTCCGTGAAGAAGCGGCTCACTGGTTTGTGTTTTCTCGGGATTTGGCCGCTAACTTTTTTCAGGCGGCTTGGTTTTGTCTGCCTGAGAATCGTTGCTGTCGAGGCAGATTTCCAATCAGGACGTCTCGATCAACTGCCAGTTTCCAGCGTCGGTTTCGACTTTCCAGATCTGAGGCAATGCTTCGTCCTTCAGCTGGCTAGCGACCAGCGACGCCAATGGATCAGGGATCACGAAGGCGACGACATGGTTGCGATTGCGTTTCAAGATGCGACGCACGGCTTTGCCAACTCGGTGGGCTGCTTCGAGCATTGGTTCGCCGCCGGGAGGACAGGTCGACTCGGGTGTGTCGCACAATTCGCGATACAGTCGCGGTTGATTGCGGCGAATTTCTTCGATCAGTTTGCCGTGCCACAAACCATGGTCGACGTTGCGGAACTCGTCGATCACCTTTGGTCGCAAGTCGCGACCCTTGGCGATGCAAGTCGCTGTTTCGACTGCGGATTGGCAAGGTGCACAGTAGATCGCGTTCAAACGAATGCCCGCCAATTCACTGGCCAGGGCTTCCGCTTGCAATCGACCGCGTTCGCACAGGGGCATGTCCAGATTGCCCTTCATGCGACCTTGTTCATCAAAGGTGGTCGCGCCGGGACGAATTAAAACCAGCTTGGATGCTGCTTTGGGCCAAAGTGAGATCATGACTGGACTCCTGATTGAGGAGGCGAGCCATGCATGGCTTGGGTCAGTTCGTTGATCGCTGTTTCATAGTCGTGCTGTCCAAAAATCGCGGAGCCGACGACGAACAGATCGCAACCGGCCGCACGAGCGTCGCCGATTGTTTCAGCTTTGATGCCGCCATCAATTTCCAGCAGCAGGTCTGGCTTGCGTTCTTTGAGGCTTCGCAGACGATCCAGCGAAACCGGATTGAATTTCTGACCGCCGAACCCAGCGTTGACGCTCATAACCAGCACCATGTCGACTGAATCGAGGCAGCAATCCAGCTTGGCGAAGTCCGTGTCGGGATTGATTGCGACACCAACGCCGACGCCCATGTCTCGAATTTTGCCGGCTGTTTCGACGCAGTCTTCAACGGCTTCGACGTGGAACGTCAGCAGGTCCGCGCCGGCATCGACCATCGGTTGCGCATAGGCAATCGGGTCGCTGATCATCAAGTGAACATCCAGCGGCAAGTCCGTGTGACGACGCAGGCCTTCGACAATGGGCATGCCGTAGGTCAGGTTGGGCACAAAGTGGCCGTCCATGACATCCAAGTGCAACACGCGCGTTCCCGCAGCGGTCAGCTTCTCGACCTCGGTGCGCAAGTCACCAAAATCGCATTGCAAAAGGCTCGGCAAAATTGCCGGCCCAGCGGCACGGATGGAATCGAGCTTCGCTCGGCTCATACAGTTGTCTCATCGGGGAATGGATTCACCACGCAGGTCCGGCCTGGTGGCCAATGGAAACGTCCGAAGACGCTCAACCGAGAACACTCCACAAGCACGGCAAAACCGGTCTCACTTCGTCTCTCGCTTGCACCCTGCTGCCTTGGCAGCCAAATGCCCACGTTGCGTTGGTGTGATGCGATCGCCGTGCCAAGTTTCACAAGCCAGAACCGATCCGATCGGAGGGCTGAATGCGAATTGACGACACACGATTGCATCGATGGGGCAACAGATTGATCAAGTCCCGGTGTAGCTGTCAATTGGCAGGCCAAACTCAGGGGGAGTTCCCCAAGCCACAATGGCGGCCGCAACACGGAAATTCAAAACAACCGGCATTTGCTAGCAATTGCAATGGCGGCGAATCCTCCGTAAAAATTTGCTCTCGCATGCGGTGAATTTCCCGATCCAGGCGATTTGCCGCCAGGTTTGCATCTTGCCGGGGCGAATTGCCTTGGAAAATGCAGTCTGTCACCGCGCACGAAAAAACGGCCGCCGCGTGTTCCGAAGAACTCGCGACGACCGTTGATGTCTTGAAGCCGTCGATGTCTTGAAGGCAGTGAACCCGATTCACCCGACTCGAAAGCGGAAGGACGCTTCCGAATCGTTCGGTGCAGGGTTACTCAGAGATCAGCGACCCGGATCAAATCCGGTTTGGGCGATCTCTTCTTCCTCTTGGATGATGATCCGAGGTGTGACCATCATCATCAAGCTACTCGACTGACGACCGACCGCGGTGTTGCGGAACAATCGGCTGACGTAAGGGATCTTGCTCAGGAACGGAACGCCACGTTCGTTGCGGCCTTCGCTCATTCGTTTGATCCCACCAAGAAGAATCGTGCCGCCATCGGGAACACTCACGGTCGTGTTGACTGTGGTGATGGCAAACGTCGGTTGCTGAACCGTCGTGCCTTGCGTGACGCTTTCTTCTTCTTGTTCGTCTTCTTCATCGATCACGCCGTCACCGTTGGTGTCAACGTTGCGATTACTGGTGTTGCGAGTCGTCGAGTTGCCTTGGAAGGTGAACTCGTTGACTTCGCCAATTTGGCTGAAGGTTGGAATCAGCGTCAGGCGAACGAATCGTTTGTCTTCACTAACAACACCTTGCACGTTCAGTCGTGTGCCTTCGTCGAGAACGACGATGACCGGCTGCTGTGCGACGGCAAAGTCACCGACGACTGGAACGATACTGGTCACAAACGGTCGCGATGTCTGGTCTTGGATCGACGCGATCTGACCATCGAACAGCGTCACCTTAGGTGCCTGCATCACATTCGTACGACTGTCACCCTGAGCGGCTTGCAAGAAGAAGTAAGCTTCGATGTCGCTCAAGATCGCAAACCCGAGGGTCGAGATCGCACCAGGGTCAGCACCAAAGGGTGGTGTCACACCGCTGCTGTTGTTGTCGAATCGAATGTCGAGGTCAGCCGTTGGCGTTCCATCGGCGTCCAAACCGATCGTGATTTCAGGTCCGCTGTCATCGCCTGGCAAACCAGGTGCGTTGTCATCGAACTGCAAGTCAAAGTCGATGCCGATTTGCTCGAAGAACGTGTCAGACAATGTGATGAAGCGAACTTCGATCGTGATCTGCAAGTTCTGCAGACGACGAAGCGATTCCAACAAGTCAACAATCTGATCGTGCACATCACTGGTCGTGCTGACAACCAGCGACAAGTTTTGTGGGTACGGTGCCATCGTGCCGACGCCACCGAGGGCTTCCCACGATTCAGGTTCAATCGTCGTTTGAATCAACTGCATCAGTTGGCTGAAGTCAGCCATCGACTGACCACCCAAACCACCCATTCCGCTGGGCGAACCCAAGCCTCCGGCCGAACCGTAGCTGCCACCAGTGTTGTACTGGCCCAGCATGTTGGGGCTCATCGACCCGGTGGAATTGTTGCCGGCAAAAGCACCCAATCCCGACGCCGAGACAGGCACAACTTGAACGTCCGTGTGCGGGTTGATCATTTGGTAGGCGTTTCGCAACGCACCACGCAAACCATCGTCGTAACCCGCGACGAAGTTTGGAATCGGTGTGACGAGGTCAGCGACTCGATAGGTGTGAGGAATGACCATCGATCGACGAGCGTCTTTGCTGGTCACGTTCAACACTTCATTGTCGATGACGTGAGTCAGGTCGAGATCGCCCAAGATAATGTTCAGAGCACTCTCAAGCGAGATTCGCGTGGAGATATTCTGCGAAACCGGGGTCTCGCGGTTCAAACGAATCGCGGCCAAGGCTCGGTTGTCGATCACGATCGGCACGCCGGTCATGTTTGACAAGTCATCCAGGACTTCGCCGAGTGGGCGGTCACGGTATTTGACTTCGACTTCCGTCGCGAGTTTGCGTTTGATCTCTTGTTCGCGAGGGGTGAGGCTGGTTTCAGCGTTGCCTTGCAAACGTCTCCGCGAGAGTTCTTCCCAGGAACGAATTTCGGGGAAGGCAAACGGGCGGTCAGGATCGCCAGGCACAGCTGCTTGACCGATGGCCAGCATTTCACGAACAAAGCCGTCTTCAGAACCCGCTTTGATTTCCTCATCCATTTGGATGCGGACGCCCATGCGGCTGCTGTGGAACATGCTTTGAGCGATGGGCGAACCAGGTTTCAGCTCACCCACTTGCTTGGCAATCACTTCGGCTTCGTTGAAGCGACGATCGTCCATCAAGTCGTTGAAGGTCTCGACCAGCGATGAAATTTCATCGTCGATGCGAACTTCTTTCGCTGCGTCGGTTGCCATTTCGGAACGAACCGCTTCGTTGGCGAGGTCCAGTTGGATCTCGGCGCGATGCTGTTCGACATAAGTTCGTTGATCCGACAACGCACGGTCGACCATGGCCGCCAGCGATGCCTTGGATGCTTCATCAATGCTGGCACCATCCACGCGACGACGAAGACGTTCGAGGTCGTCGACGGCATCCATTGGTGCGGTGGTGCGTTTCTCGTTGGCCTTCGACAATTCCGTCGTGATCTCGCGATACAGTCGACGGGTTTGCTGTTGGGCTTCGAGTTCCGCTTTGTCCATCGCGGACAAAGGTTGGCCAGCGGTTGGCGAAGGCAAGCGAGACGGTTGCAACAACGTCAACTTGTCTTGCAGTGCACGACGAGTTTGCGTGTCGAGCTCGGACTCAAACGTCCATGCTTTGACGAACGCTTGGCGTGCTTCTGTTTTCTTGCCTTGCGACAGCAGGTCCATTCCTTCACGGAACAGACGGTCGCCATCGGAATTCCCAAGCGGCATTGCTGCTTGAACTTGCGAGATGCCACCGGGAGCCGAGCTAGCACCACCGGCTTGTTGCACCATGAAAGGTGCTCCGGCAGTGGCTTGACCACTGGTTTGCATGATCGGGTTGGCGGCTTCCTTGGCCAAAGCGTTCAGATCCAAACCGGTCCGGCGAGCGGCGGCTTGAGTATCAAGAAGCAATTGCCACGGACGAGCGTCGCCGGGTTGGAATTCATGCTCTTTCAATCCGAAGGATTGGGCCTGGTTGGCCGACAAATAAGCATTCTTTACATCGCCTTTGTCCAGCGCGGCTCGACCGGCGGCAACCAATCGCAACGTTTCCGTGCGACGGATAGCCAACGGCAACGAAGCAGGCGTTTCTTTCGAAGTCGCAGCAGCTTTCGCGGACGAGTCGGCGGGAGGCAATGAGAACTGGGCCGATGCGTTCGGGACTGCGACCGCGGTCGACAGCAACGAAGCAATGGACAATGACACGAGCGGCCGGGTGACCTTGTGTCGCCATTGAGATTCCAGCGTCGACAACAATGTCTCCTTGGCGGAAACTTTGGTCGGCGCGGTCATCGAATGACCCATTTCGTCCTTGGTCTGTCCCTCGGGACACGACCGGTTCCGCCTTGGCGGATGATACGAGCGGTTCAACGCGACTCTCCTTCTTCGCGTGAGACATGAAATCCATAAAGTGCAGGAAAGCTCTCGCCCAGGCTCACCTCAGGTGGACTGGTTGTCGGCCGTGAACATCGAAATGTTCCGCGTTTCGAACTGGTCTCCCCGGTCGAATTCCATCCTCGTGACGGAAAACACCCAATGAGTCAGCACGAAAACCTTCCTAGCGAGGTTGGCAATACGAATTGCGGACAACCAGTGTCAACACGGCTTTGACCGATCAAATCGAATTTTTGTCAACCGGAAAATGCGATTCACGCATGAAACTGTCGGCCGAAATCTGAGAGCGGCAGGATCCGGCAGCGAAGACCCCCGAAAAGGCCGTGACGATCGCTAGATTCGCGATCGGGCAGAGTCGCATTCATCGTTCTTCCCCGCAGGAAACTCGATGAATGCGGATTCACGCAGTTTGCCGGATTGATCACGCGTCGATCGATCCGGCGGAGTCAATCTGCGAACGTTCAGATGGTGGTGATCAGGCCAACCTGGGACGCTCTCGCCCCAGCATTCGATCCAGCGAATCGGAGGTTTGGTAGATCAACGCTTCCGGGAAGTGCGCGTACGGGTGAAAG
Protein-coding regions in this window:
- a CDS encoding type II secretion system protein GspD, with protein sequence MTAPTKVSAKETLLSTLESQWRHKVTRPLVSLSIASLLSTAVAVPNASAQFSLPPADSSAKAAATSKETPASLPLAIRRTETLRLVAAGRAALDKGDVKNAYLSANQAQSFGLKEHEFQPGDARPWQLLLDTQAAARRTGLDLNALAKEAANPIMQTSGQATAGAPFMVQQAGGASSAPGGISQVQAAMPLGNSDGDRLFREGMDLLSQGKKTEARQAFVKAWTFESELDTQTRRALQDKLTLLQPSRLPSPTAGQPLSAMDKAELEAQQQTRRLYREITTELSKANEKRTTAPMDAVDDLERLRRRVDGASIDEASKASLAAMVDRALSDQRTYVEQHRAEIQLDLANEAVRSEMATDAAKEVRIDDEISSLVETFNDLMDDRRFNEAEVIAKQVGELKPGSPIAQSMFHSSRMGVRIQMDEEIKAGSEDGFVREMLAIGQAAVPGDPDRPFAFPEIRSWEELSRRRLQGNAETSLTPREQEIKRKLATEVEVKYRDRPLGEVLDDLSNMTGVPIVIDNRALAAIRLNRETPVSQNISTRISLESALNIILGDLDLTHVIDNEVLNVTSKDARRSMVIPHTYRVADLVTPIPNFVAGYDDGLRGALRNAYQMINPHTDVQVVPVSASGLGAFAGNNSTGSMSPNMLGQYNTGGSYGSAGGLGSPSGMGGLGGQSMADFSQLMQLIQTTIEPESWEALGGVGTMAPYPQNLSLVVSTTSDVHDQIVDLLESLRRLQNLQITIEVRFITLSDTFFEQIGIDFDLQFDDNAPGLPGDDSGPEITIGLDADGTPTADLDIRFDNNSSGVTPPFGADPGAISTLGFAILSDIEAYFFLQAAQGDSRTNVMQAPKVTLFDGQIASIQDQTSRPFVTSIVPVVGDFAVAQQPVIVVLDEGTRLNVQGVVSEDKRFVRLTLIPTFSQIGEVNEFTFQGNSTTRNTSNRNVDTNGDGVIDEEDEQEEESVTQGTTVQQPTFAITTVNTTVSVPDGGTILLGGIKRMSEGRNERGVPFLSKIPYVSRLFRNTAVGRQSSSLMMMVTPRIIIQEEEEIAQTGFDPGR
- a CDS encoding histidine phosphatase family protein, with translation MISLWPKAASKLVLIRPGATTFDEQGRMKGNLDMPLCERGRLQAEALASELAGIRLNAIYCAPCQSAVETATCIAKGRDLRPKVIDEFRNVDHGLWHGKLIEEIRRNQPRLYRELCDTPESTCPPGGEPMLEAAHRVGKAVRRILKRNRNHVVAFVIPDPLASLVASQLKDEALPQIWKVETDAGNWQLIETS
- the rpe gene encoding ribulose-phosphate 3-epimerase, encoding MSRAKLDSIRAAGPAILPSLLQCDFGDLRTEVEKLTAAGTRVLHLDVMDGHFVPNLTYGMPIVEGLRRHTDLPLDVHLMISDPIAYAQPMVDAGADLLTFHVEAVEDCVETAGKIRDMGVGVGVAINPDTDFAKLDCCLDSVDMVLVMSVNAGFGGQKFNPVSLDRLRSLKERKPDLLLEIDGGIKAETIGDARAAGCDLFVVGSAIFGQHDYETAINELTQAMHGSPPQSGVQS
- a CDS encoding Gfo/Idh/MocA family protein — encoded protein: MTSKTNRRRFIGQSAALTAGVGYFAGTSVAQEESTSALNSLSAACIGVGGKGGSDTSHIANQGVNIAALCDVDRDTLAKKGREFADAEQFDDFREMLDKMGDKVDIVTCSTPDHTHAAACVKAMNMGKHIYCQKPMTWSIREARLMRETAEKTGVITQMGNQGTSEDGLREAVEVIQSGAIGDVSEIHIFSNRPVWPQGGGRPAGEDPVPDSLNWDAWIGPAPMRPFVKGAYHSFNWRGWVDFGTGALGDMACHTTNMPVKALHLWDPVAVTAVKNPGIVEGEQYPGSSSLMFEFPEREGADGKTLPPCKFYWYDGGNLPPENIISQLPASFQKRVQAQRDGGRKQSGAVIVGSKGLVFSPDDYGAKYYLLPESKYVDFKKPEPWLPRIPFKASGDERHKWEFVSTIKGEYEPGTMSNFGYAGRLTETILVGNLAMRAGEGQRIEWNAKDLTSPNVEAVNQFVQREYRDGWELG